CCATTTATGGAGATGCAGTAAAGGTCATACATGGGGATTTTGGTGACATGATGGCTATAGTTTCAGAACTTGGTATAGCGGTGGTCAATGGGATCTTGCTTGACCTTGGTGTCAGCAGCCTTCAACTCGGTTCAAAGGGAAGGGGGTTTAGTTTTGATGATGATATATCACTTGATATGAGAATGGATAGAAGAAGCAAAATAACAGCATACGACCTCGTCAACAATCTTCCTGAGAAAGAACTTGCAAGCATTCTATGGAGGTTTGGAGAGGAGAGACAATATAGAAGGATTGCAAAGGCGATCGTAGAGTCAAGAAGAAAAAAACCTATAACAACAGCAAAAATGCTCTCAGAGATGGTCAGCGGTGTTTATAGAGGGAGGGGTAGACTGCATCCAGCTACAAGGATGTTTCAGGCATTGAGGATTGCTGTTAATGATGAACTCGGCTCACTTCAGAGGGGATTAAAAGATGGTATCTCGTTGCTGAAGAGCGGCGGTAGATTCTGTGTGATATCATTTCACTCACTCGAGGACAGGATTGTTAAGGATGTCTTCAGAGAATCTAAGCATCTGAAGGTATTGACCAAAAGACCGATTGTGCCTACAAAAGAGGAAATAGATAGAAATCCGAGG
Above is a genomic segment from Nitrospirota bacterium containing:
- the rsmH gene encoding 16S rRNA (cytosine(1402)-N(4))-methyltransferase RsmH, yielding MIGVVNHIPVLLNETINYLNPKRGDIYIDGTIGYGGHAIEIIKRILPGGKLIGIDRDVDVIEIAKKKLSIYGDAVKVIHGDFGDMMAIVSELGIAVVNGILLDLGVSSLQLGSKGRGFSFDDDISLDMRMDRRSKITAYDLVNNLPEKELASILWRFGEERQYRRIAKAIVESRRKKPITTAKMLSEMVSGVYRGRGRLHPATRMFQALRIAVNDELGSLQRGLKDGISLLKSGGRFCVISFHSLEDRIVKDVFRESKHLKVLTKRPIVPTKEEIDRNPRSRSAKLRVAE